The Haloplasma contractile SSD-17B sequence GAAGCACTTTAGCTAAACAGTTTAATCATTAGCAATAGCTAATGCAAGCACAACCAATGATTACTAATAAAATAAATAATACTAGTATAAGTGCATATCCTTCACCATATCCGTGACTCATATGAATCCCCCTCTCTCCTAGTATTCACTTTATTTTACGCACAAGATTTAAAATCACGAATTATAAGCGCCTATTTTCTGGGTTTTTTAACTTTAAACCTATTGTTTAAAATTGACAAAAATGATATTATTAATAATGTTACTTAACAATAAAAAAGGAGTGTTATAGCATGGATATAAAAGATGCGCTATTAAAAAAGGGACTTCCAATCGTAATCGTT is a genomic window containing:
- a CDS encoding YjcZ family sporulation protein, whose translation is MSHGYGEGYALILVLFILLVIIGCACISYC